TCAAGAAACATACGGGTAAGCAGTTCGATCCAAATTTGGTCAAAGTCTTCTTATCCCTATACGAATAAAAAAAATGTAGTTCTGATTAAATCAGGGCTGCATTTTTATTTAAGGTCGATGATTTTGGTTGGTTTGATGTCTTTAAGATCACGATGTGAAACCATGACGATGGTTTTTTGTTTTAAAGCTTTGAGATTGGATAAAACCTTTTTCTCAGTATCGCTATCGAGGGAAGCGGTAATTTCATCTAGTAATAAAATAGGTGCGTCTTTTAACAAGGCTCTCGCAATCGATAGTCTTTCCAATTGTCCAATCGATAACCCCGCTCCCATTTCTTTAAGCTTTGTATCAAATCCTTCTGGGGTTTTGAGAATATCGTCATAGATCACTGCGATTTGACACGCTTCAATGACTTTTTCCATCGGTATCGACTTACCTAAGGTGAGGTTATCTAAAATCGAGTTCGATAATAAGTAATAAGATTGAGGTACATAAGAGAAGAACTGTCTGGTGCTTTCCGATAAAGCATAGGAGGCTTCATCGATTTTCAGTTCAATCGAACCTGTCGTTGGTGACATGAGCCCCAACAACAATTTGATTAACGTGGTTTTACCTTTTCCTGACTCCCCTTTAATCCAAACCAATTCGCCAGGTTTGAGTTCGAAGGATAGATTATCTAAAACCAGTTTTTGTTCATATTTAAAGGATACTTTTTTGAAATCAATTTTCTTAAATGGTTGAAGGGGTATTTTCGTGGTTGATTCTTTTTCTAACCCATCCATCATGCGTACACGATCGAGAGAAGCTTGCCACTGATGGTATTTGATGACGATATTGGAGAGCCCAGAAAATGGGCTTTGAATATTTTGGACGAGTTGTATGATGGCGACCAAACTACCAAATACGATGGAACCTTGGCTTAAACGATAGGTACCAAATAGAATGGCGAATAAATACCCAAAGGCGAAAAACCCATGTAATCCCAAACCAGTTAACGCGGAGACCCATTGTTTCTTCATGCGTTTTTGATAGAAGTGAAAAGAGGCGTTTTCAAGGTTTTTTACTTGAATGCTTTCTGCTTCAAACGCTTTAATGACTTCAATATGGGTTAGACTTTCCTGCAACGACTGATAGAGTTGATCTTCAGCGTTCAGTGCCTCTTTTTGAATCTGCTTGATTTGTTTGGATAATAGCCTTGATAAGACAAATAGCAGTAATCCCAACGTTAAGAATAATACAGCGAATAACCAGTCCAAAATGAATAAAACAACAAAGGCACCTAAGAATCTAAACACATAAAATACCAGTTTCGGGAATAAATCATACACGCCATCGGAAATCATCGTGATATCCGATTTAAAGTGGTTGATATAGATGGCGGAATGATTCTCAGCGGTATCTTGGATCTTCGCTTTTAAGAGTTTTTGAAAGAGATGTTGTCGTAATTCACCTTCAAGTTGGTAGGATGCTTTCGCTTTGTAGTATTGGTTATAAGCAGTTAATCCAACCTGGATGATCATGATGAAGATCAATAGACCACCATACAAGAATAATTTAGATTGATTCGTATAGGTATCAATCGCTAATTTGGATAGGTAAGCGAACAAAATCGCCGTGAATGACAACACCAAAGAAAACACCGATAAAATCGATAAGGGTGTTCTAATTTTGGATTGATAAGGTTTTAGTAAAGGGTTGATTTTAAATTTCATATAGAGAACCTCTATCCGTATTGTATCACAGTAAAACCCAATATCACACTGTATTTCATCTACCAAACAAGGTATAATGAGGATAAGTGTGAGGTAAACCATGCAGAGGTATGAAATCGCAGGCATCCCAATTTCAATTGAATATCATTACGATGATTATTTGAAAAACAACATCGAAGCGTATGTGAAAAAGGTGAACCCTAGTTATGTCATTAAAACCATTTTGACCGACCACATTTCACCTTTATTCAACCCTTTTATGCAAGATACCTATCGTCGTTTTTATCAAGATGACAAGCATCATACCGTTCAAGTGGTGGATGTGAATAACCAAGTCAAATATGAGATCAAACGAACCCATGACTACAAAGAAGTCTATATCTCGATGGTCGAAAGGTTATCTAAAAAACCAGCTGAAATGGAATACATCTTTTTATCGATGGTGTTTCTAGATATCGCAACCCTAGAAGGATTTGTCCCATTACACGCATCATGTGTTATCAAACAAAATGAAGCCTATCTATTTAGTGCCCCATCGGGCACAGGTAAAAGTACCCACGCCGCATTCTATCAAACTGAACTCAATGGTTTGATCCTAAACGACGATAAACCCATCATAAAAAATCAACACGTTTATGGTACCCCATTTTCCGGCAAAACCGCTTTAAATCAAAACCAGGTTTACCCATTAAAAGCCATTTATTTTATAGAACAAGGCAGCATCAATTCAATATCTAAACTACCCATCGATGACGCTTCCAAACGATTACTCAAAAATATCGCTAGACCGACCACGAAAGATACATGGGAAGCATTATTACCCCATATCAATCAACTTTTAAATGAAACACCGATATATCTGGCTTATCTCACATTAAACCCGAACAGTGT
This genomic window from Paracholeplasma manati contains:
- a CDS encoding ABC transporter ATP-binding protein produces the protein MKFKINPLLKPYQSKIRTPLSILSVFSLVLSFTAILFAYLSKLAIDTYTNQSKLFLYGGLLIFIMIIQVGLTAYNQYYKAKASYQLEGELRQHLFQKLLKAKIQDTAENHSAIYINHFKSDITMISDGVYDLFPKLVFYVFRFLGAFVVLFILDWLFAVLFLTLGLLLFVLSRLLSKQIKQIQKEALNAEDQLYQSLQESLTHIEVIKAFEAESIQVKNLENASFHFYQKRMKKQWVSALTGLGLHGFFAFGYLFAILFGTYRLSQGSIVFGSLVAIIQLVQNIQSPFSGLSNIVIKYHQWQASLDRVRMMDGLEKESTTKIPLQPFKKIDFKKVSFKYEQKLVLDNLSFELKPGELVWIKGESGKGKTTLIKLLLGLMSPTTGSIELKIDEASYALSESTRQFFSYVPQSYYLLSNSILDNLTLGKSIPMEKVIEACQIAVIYDDILKTPEGFDTKLKEMGAGLSIGQLERLSIARALLKDAPILLLDEITASLDSDTEKKVLSNLKALKQKTIVMVSHRDLKDIKPTKIIDLK
- a CDS encoding PqqD family peptide modification chaperone translates to MQRYEIAGIPISIEYHYDDYLKNNIEAYVKKVNPSYVIKTILTDHISPLFNPFMQDTYRRFYQDDKHHTVQVVDVNNQVKYEIKRTHDYKEVYISMVERLSKKPAEMEYIFLSMVFLDIATLEGFVPLHASCVIKQNEAYLFSAPSGTGKSTHAAFYQTELNGLILNDDKPIIKNQHVYGTPFSGKTALNQNQVYPLKAIYFIEQGSINSISKLPIDDASKRLLKNIARPTTKDTWEALLPHINQLLNETPIYLAYLTLNPNSVYMTYYEPNKENPMKIKPGFIIKTIGLRYMVLPIDAQALHFNGIMTLNKSGKRLFEALETEQTLESLTQLLMDHYEVSFEDARKDVIKFVETLKEKDLLC